The following are from one region of the Hymenobacter sp. YIM 151858-1 genome:
- a CDS encoding MFS transporter: MARISTPPTSTPKTTGLLSAAVVVAALGYFVDIYDLILFSIVRVPSLKDLGITAAADVTNLGTHLISMQMGGMLLGGILWGVLGDKRGRLSVLFGSILLYSLANIANGFVQTIDQYAWLRLIAGIGLAGELGAGITLVAETLPKEKRGYGTMIVATVGVSGAMLAYWVGEVLGWRNAYFVGGGLGLALLVLRVSVFESGMFEQAKQQEVARGDFFSLFTNGPRLLKYVKCLLIGVPLWFVVGILITLAPEFGRALGIQGEVTAGLAVFWCYFGLVFGDFASGTLSQLLRSRNRALQLFLVLCGVLIAVYLFGIRGASPTVFYAVCFVLGISVGFWALFVTVAAEQFGTNLRATVATTAPNFARGSVVGLVPLFNGIAAALAGPSGSPNLIGSGAVVGVLSLLVAFWAVSTLPESYGKDLDYLEVS; the protein is encoded by the coding sequence ATGGCTCGCATCTCTACCCCACCAACTTCTACCCCCAAAACAACCGGACTACTCAGCGCGGCCGTGGTGGTGGCCGCCCTCGGCTACTTCGTCGATATCTACGACCTGATTTTGTTCAGCATCGTGCGCGTGCCTAGCCTGAAAGACCTGGGCATTACGGCCGCGGCCGATGTAACCAACCTGGGCACCCACCTCATTTCGATGCAGATGGGCGGCATGCTGCTCGGCGGCATTTTGTGGGGCGTGCTGGGCGATAAGCGCGGCCGCCTGTCGGTACTGTTCGGCTCCATTTTGCTTTACTCGCTGGCCAACATTGCCAACGGCTTCGTGCAAACCATCGACCAATACGCCTGGCTGCGCCTGATTGCCGGCATTGGCTTGGCCGGCGAGCTGGGCGCGGGCATCACGCTGGTAGCCGAAACCCTGCCCAAGGAAAAGCGCGGCTACGGCACCATGATTGTGGCCACCGTGGGCGTATCGGGCGCTATGCTGGCTTATTGGGTGGGCGAAGTGCTGGGCTGGCGCAATGCTTACTTTGTGGGCGGCGGCTTGGGTTTGGCCTTGCTGGTGCTGCGCGTGAGCGTGTTCGAGTCGGGCATGTTCGAGCAGGCCAAGCAGCAGGAGGTTGCCCGCGGCGACTTCTTCAGCCTGTTCACCAACGGCCCGCGCCTGCTCAAGTACGTTAAGTGCCTGCTGATTGGCGTACCGCTGTGGTTTGTGGTGGGCATCCTCATTACGCTGGCGCCCGAGTTTGGCCGTGCCCTAGGTATTCAGGGCGAGGTAACGGCCGGCCTGGCGGTGTTCTGGTGCTACTTCGGGCTGGTGTTCGGCGATTTTGCCAGCGGCACCCTCAGCCAGCTGCTGCGCAGCCGCAACCGGGCGCTGCAGTTGTTCCTGGTGTTGTGCGGCGTGCTGATTGCGGTGTACCTGTTCGGCATCCGGGGTGCTTCGCCTACGGTGTTCTACGCCGTGTGCTTTGTGCTGGGCATTTCGGTGGGCTTCTGGGCCTTGTTTGTAACAGTGGCGGCCGAGCAGTTCGGCACCAACCTGCGCGCCACGGTAGCCACCACGGCGCCCAACTTTGCGCGCGGCTCGGTGGTGGGCCTGGTACCGCTGTTCAATGGCATTGCGGCAGCTTTGGCAGGCCCAAGCGGTTCGCCCAACCTCATCGGTAGCGGCGCTGTGGTGGGCGTGCTTTCGCTGCTGGTGGCGTTTTGGGCCGTGAGCACCTTGCCCGAGAGCTATGGCAAAGACCTCGATTACCTGGAGGTAAGCTAG